A genomic segment from Nicotiana sylvestris chromosome 1, ASM39365v2, whole genome shotgun sequence encodes:
- the LOC138870104 gene encoding uncharacterized protein, whose protein sequence is MTHQVSAIVHSMAPKLEDPGAFTIPYTIGSANFAKALCDLEASINLMPYSVFKTLGIGQPRPTSMRLQMADRSMKWPLGIIDDVLVRVDKFILPADFVILDCEVDFEVPIILGRTFLATGKALVDVEA, encoded by the coding sequence atgacccatcaagtgagcgcaattgtacattctatggctccgaaacttgaggaccccggtgcattcactatcccataTACCATTGGAAGTGCCAACTTTGCAAAAGCCCTATGTGACTTAgaggcaagtatcaatttaatgccatattcggtcttcaagaccttgggaatcggacaacctcgtccaacttctatgaggcttcaaatggcagACCGATCAATGAAGTggcctttggggattattgatgatgtccttgttcgtgttgataagttcatattgccggccgatttcgttattttggattgtgaggtggattttgaggtgccaATTATCCTTGGAAGAACTTTCCTAGCTACTGGGAAGGCTTTGGTAGATGTTGAGGCGTGA